A window of Parasynechococcus marenigrum WH 8102 contains these coding sequences:
- the rpaB gene encoding response regulator transcription factor RpaB, with amino-acid sequence MTATTPSKETILVVDDEASIRRILETRLSMIGYNVVTACDGTEALELFENTAPDLVVLDVMMPKLDGYGVCQELRKESDVPIVMLTALGDVADRITGLELGADDYVVKPFSPKELEARIRCVLRRVEKESVAGIPNSGVIQVSDLRIDTNKRQVFRADERIRLTGMEFSLLELLVSRSGEPFNRGEILKEVWGYTPERHVDTRVVDVHISRLRSKLEDDPANPELILTARGTGYLFQRIIDSVASEGP; translated from the coding sequence ATGACGGCCACGACCCCCTCCAAGGAAACAATCCTCGTGGTCGATGACGAGGCCTCGATCCGACGGATTCTGGAAACCCGCTTGTCGATGATCGGGTACAACGTCGTCACGGCCTGCGACGGCACCGAAGCGCTCGAGCTGTTCGAAAACACGGCTCCAGATCTGGTGGTGCTCGACGTGATGATGCCGAAGCTGGACGGCTACGGCGTCTGCCAGGAGCTGCGCAAGGAATCCGATGTGCCGATCGTGATGCTGACGGCCCTCGGCGATGTGGCGGACCGGATCACGGGTCTTGAGCTCGGGGCCGATGACTACGTCGTCAAACCGTTCAGCCCAAAGGAGCTGGAAGCCCGCATCCGTTGCGTGCTGCGTCGGGTGGAGAAGGAATCCGTGGCTGGCATCCCCAACTCGGGGGTGATTCAGGTGTCGGATCTCCGCATCGACACCAACAAACGCCAGGTGTTCCGGGCCGACGAGCGGATCCGACTGACCGGGATGGAATTCAGCCTGCTGGAATTGCTGGTGAGTCGCTCCGGTGAGCCATTCAATCGGGGAGAAATTCTCAAGGAAGTCTGGGGATACACCCCGGAACGCCATGTGGACACCCGCGTGGTGGATGTCCACATTTCGCGGCTTCGCTCCAAGTTGGAGGATGATCCTGCTAACCCCGAGTTGATCCTCACGGCTCGCGGTACCGGCTACCTGTTCCAGCGCATCATCGACTCCGTTGCCTCCGAAGGACCCTGA
- the plsX gene encoding phosphate acyltransferase PlsX, whose product MPPKDPDSSRTPESRSKSNRPRAIRRLVIWYRRNAAVTSLVDTATSSASAAGTVAGTVANSMLQPLVFDPLRWLQGNTDDEEIQEADRLWVAVDGMGGDHAPGPILEGCLEAIERLPLKIRFVGETDKVLEAADALGLSERLAQAQAADHLDLVASGPSIGMDDEATAVRRKRDASINLAMDLVKKGQALAVYSAGNSGAMMASAIFRLGRLKGIDRPAIGALFPTKDPGQPVLVLDVGANMDCKPAYLHQFALLGNIYSRDVLQVEQPRIGLLNIGEEDCKGNDLALKTHALLRDERRLHFAGNCEGRDVLSGAFDVVVCDGFTGNVLLKFLESVGSVLLGVLRAELPRGRRGKVGSAFLRSNLRRIKKRLDHAEHGGALLLGVNGVAVIGHGSSKALSVVSALRIAHSAASHGVMEDLAALQSGCD is encoded by the coding sequence TTGCCTCCGAAGGACCCTGACTCCTCCCGGACCCCAGAGTCCAGGAGCAAGAGCAACCGACCCCGGGCGATCCGCCGCCTGGTGATCTGGTATCGCCGCAATGCCGCGGTCACCTCCCTGGTGGATACAGCGACCAGCTCCGCCTCAGCAGCGGGAACCGTTGCGGGAACGGTGGCCAATTCCATGCTGCAACCGCTGGTGTTTGACCCATTGCGCTGGCTGCAGGGCAACACCGACGATGAAGAGATCCAGGAGGCCGACCGCCTCTGGGTGGCCGTGGATGGCATGGGCGGGGACCACGCCCCCGGCCCGATCCTCGAGGGCTGCCTCGAAGCCATCGAGCGCCTGCCTCTGAAAATCCGCTTTGTCGGCGAAACCGACAAAGTTCTCGAAGCGGCTGATGCTCTGGGCCTGAGCGAGCGCCTGGCCCAGGCGCAAGCAGCGGATCATCTCGACCTGGTGGCCAGCGGCCCCTCCATCGGCATGGACGATGAAGCCACCGCCGTGCGACGCAAGCGCGACGCCAGCATCAACCTGGCGATGGATTTGGTCAAAAAGGGGCAGGCCCTGGCCGTGTATTCCGCCGGCAACTCCGGCGCGATGATGGCCTCCGCCATTTTTCGACTCGGACGGCTGAAGGGCATCGACCGACCAGCCATCGGTGCACTGTTTCCCACCAAGGACCCTGGACAACCGGTGCTGGTGCTCGATGTGGGCGCCAACATGGATTGCAAACCGGCCTATCTGCACCAGTTCGCCCTGTTGGGCAACATTTACAGCCGCGATGTACTCCAGGTGGAGCAACCACGGATCGGCCTGTTGAACATCGGGGAGGAGGACTGCAAAGGCAACGACCTCGCCCTCAAAACCCATGCGCTGCTGCGAGATGAACGTCGTCTGCACTTCGCCGGCAACTGTGAAGGGCGGGATGTCCTGTCCGGCGCGTTCGATGTGGTCGTCTGCGACGGTTTCACCGGCAATGTCCTGCTGAAGTTCCTGGAGTCCGTGGGCAGCGTGCTGCTGGGGGTTCTGCGGGCTGAACTGCCCCGAGGCCGGCGCGGCAAGGTGGGCTCTGCCTTCCTGCGCAGCAACCTGCGGCGAATCAAGAAACGCCTCGACCACGCCGAACATGGAGGTGCACTGCTGCTGGGGGTCAACGGCGTCGCGGTGATCGGCCACGGCAGCAGCAAGGCCCTGTCGGTGGTGAGTGCCCTGCGCATCGCCCATTCCGCCGCCAGCCATGGCGTGATGGAGGATTTGGCCGCCCTGCAGAGCGGCTGTGATTGA
- a CDS encoding beta-ketoacyl-ACP synthase III, with amino-acid sequence MFRGSGSATPQRSISNTELGQRVETSDDWIRSRTGIAARRVIGADESLGELSGLAAERALAMAGWSADSLDLILLATSTPDDLFGSAPRLQARIGAVNAAAFDLTAACSGFLFAVVTAAQYLRSGAMQRILVVGADQLSRWVDWDDRRSCVLFGDAAGAVVMEASDEQDDLQGFLLRSDGGRGAVLQLPQSSERAPLVGDASHQRGGFEPIQMNGQEVYKFAVREVPAILEALLQKTETQADSLDWLLLHQANQRILDAVAERFSIPNEKVLSNLAHYGNTSAATIPLMLDEAVRDGRIEPGHRIASSGFGAGLSWGAALLRWSGPA; translated from the coding sequence ATGTTCCGTGGCAGCGGTAGCGCTACTCCACAGCGTTCCATCAGCAACACTGAGCTGGGACAACGGGTGGAAACCAGCGATGACTGGATCCGCAGTCGCACCGGCATCGCAGCCCGACGTGTCATCGGGGCCGACGAAAGCCTGGGTGAACTGAGCGGCCTTGCGGCAGAACGTGCACTGGCCATGGCGGGATGGTCGGCGGACAGCCTGGATCTGATCCTGCTGGCCACCTCCACACCCGATGATCTGTTCGGATCCGCACCGCGGCTGCAGGCCCGCATCGGTGCGGTGAACGCCGCGGCCTTCGATCTCACTGCCGCCTGCAGCGGTTTTCTGTTCGCAGTGGTCACGGCGGCCCAGTACCTGCGCAGCGGGGCGATGCAACGGATCCTGGTGGTGGGCGCCGACCAGCTCAGTCGCTGGGTCGACTGGGACGACCGCCGCTCCTGTGTGCTGTTCGGGGATGCCGCCGGTGCCGTGGTGATGGAAGCCTCCGATGAGCAGGACGACCTCCAGGGGTTCCTGCTGCGCTCCGATGGCGGCCGCGGTGCGGTGTTGCAGCTGCCCCAGAGCAGCGAACGAGCACCTCTGGTGGGCGATGCCAGCCATCAGCGCGGTGGCTTTGAGCCAATTCAGATGAACGGACAGGAGGTCTACAAATTCGCCGTACGGGAAGTGCCGGCGATTTTGGAAGCGCTGCTGCAGAAAACCGAGACCCAAGCGGATTCCCTCGACTGGCTGTTGTTGCATCAGGCCAACCAACGCATCCTCGATGCCGTGGCTGAGCGGTTCTCGATTCCGAACGAAAAGGTCCTGAGCAACCTGGCCCACTACGGCAACACGTCAGCCGCCACCATCCCCTTGATGCTGGATGAAGCGGTGCGGGACGGACGGATCGAACCGGGCCACCGCATCGCCAGCAGCGGCTTCGGCGCAGGACTGAGCTGGGGTGCAGCCCTGCTGCGTTGGAGCGGGCCCGCGTAA
- the fabD gene encoding ACP S-malonyltransferase has translation MAIAWVFPGQGSQKLGMADPVLSLSGASQRFAMASELLGRDLLAICQGNSVGGSGPDDLNDTRNTQPALFVVESLLVDNLIEQGRDAALVAGHSLGELVALYAAGVFDLETGLKLMQTRSELMAAAGGGAMTAVIGFDRSQLEALVNDTERVSIANDNSDAQVVISGQPDAVQSVSEKLKCKRAIPLAVSGAFHSPFMAEAAEAFATTLDGVSFRDARIPVLSNSDPSGCSDAALLKQRLKQQMTTGVRWRETMASMAEHGIDTLVEIGPGNVLSGLAKRSMNGVTTAQIASSGDLGQ, from the coding sequence ATGGCGATCGCCTGGGTTTTTCCCGGCCAGGGCTCACAGAAGCTGGGTATGGCGGATCCGGTGCTCAGCCTCAGCGGCGCCAGCCAACGCTTTGCCATGGCCTCCGAGCTGCTGGGCCGTGATCTGCTGGCCATCTGCCAGGGCAACAGCGTTGGCGGCAGCGGTCCCGACGACCTCAACGACACCCGCAACACGCAACCAGCCCTGTTCGTCGTGGAGTCCCTGCTGGTGGACAACCTGATCGAGCAGGGGCGCGACGCAGCGCTTGTGGCTGGCCACAGCCTTGGGGAACTGGTGGCGCTCTATGCCGCCGGCGTGTTCGACCTGGAAACGGGCCTCAAGCTGATGCAGACCCGATCGGAACTGATGGCAGCCGCCGGTGGCGGCGCGATGACCGCCGTGATCGGCTTCGACCGCAGCCAGCTCGAAGCATTAGTGAACGACACCGAAAGGGTGAGCATCGCCAACGACAACAGCGACGCCCAGGTGGTGATCTCGGGGCAGCCGGACGCTGTTCAGAGCGTGAGCGAGAAGCTTAAGTGCAAACGGGCTATTCCCTTGGCGGTTTCCGGAGCATTTCACTCCCCGTTCATGGCCGAGGCGGCAGAGGCCTTCGCCACAACGCTGGATGGCGTCAGCTTCCGCGATGCCCGGATCCCGGTCTTGAGCAACAGCGATCCCAGCGGTTGCAGCGATGCAGCCCTGCTCAAGCAACGCTTGAAGCAACAGATGACCACCGGCGTCCGCTGGCGGGAAACCATGGCCTCGATGGCGGAGCACGGCATCGACACCCTGGTGGAGATCGGTCCGGGCAATGTGCTCAGTGGCCTGGCCAAACGCAGCATGAACGGGGTGACCACCGCGCAGATCGCCAGCTCTGGCGATCTCGGTCAGTGA